The proteins below come from a single Salinilacihabitans rarus genomic window:
- a CDS encoding CapA family protein, which yields MTAATAALTTASATLAGCSAPAAEPPRVDAEVDPDLDPGETVALGFGGDVMLGRNLDERYADVVPAGPWTDLLDRLDALDGLFVNLECCLSTRGERFPDRAYYFRADPAWAVPALERAGVRWAALANNHALDYGPTALRDTLDALGGSDVATAGAGETLDESLTPSVVRVGGLEVAAFSIADHFAEYGATRDAPGIAYAEADPTVGGVLDRVGTALARARAADPDLIVASIHWGPNWVAYPDERYVRFARWLIDRGVAVVHGHSAHVFQGVETYGDGVIVHDAGDLLDDYAVDETLRNDRSFLFELVVGADGLEELRLHPVVIDDLAVGPAGPEAAAWARETMRERSAPFGTADAFERAEDGNGLVLPL from the coding sequence CTGACCGCCGCGACCGCGGCGCTGACGACCGCCTCGGCGACGCTGGCCGGCTGTTCGGCGCCGGCGGCCGAACCGCCGCGGGTCGACGCCGAGGTCGATCCCGACCTCGATCCGGGCGAGACCGTCGCCCTCGGCTTCGGCGGCGACGTCATGCTCGGGCGGAACCTCGACGAGCGGTACGCCGACGTGGTGCCCGCAGGACCGTGGACCGACCTCCTCGACCGTCTCGACGCGCTCGACGGCCTGTTCGTCAATCTGGAGTGTTGCCTCTCGACGCGGGGGGAGCGGTTCCCCGACCGGGCGTACTACTTCCGGGCGGACCCGGCGTGGGCCGTCCCGGCGCTCGAGCGCGCCGGGGTTCGGTGGGCGGCGCTCGCGAACAACCACGCGCTCGACTACGGGCCGACGGCGCTGCGGGACACGCTCGACGCGCTCGGCGGGAGCGACGTCGCGACCGCGGGCGCGGGGGAGACCCTCGACGAGTCTCTCACCCCCTCGGTCGTCCGCGTCGGCGGCCTCGAGGTCGCGGCGTTCTCGATCGCCGACCACTTCGCCGAGTACGGCGCGACGCGCGACGCTCCCGGCATCGCCTACGCCGAGGCCGACCCGACCGTCGGCGGGGTGTTAGACCGGGTCGGGACGGCGCTCGCCCGCGCCCGCGCGGCCGACCCCGACCTGATCGTCGCGTCGATCCACTGGGGGCCGAACTGGGTCGCCTACCCCGACGAGCGGTACGTCCGGTTCGCGCGGTGGCTGATCGACCGCGGCGTCGCCGTCGTCCACGGCCACAGCGCGCACGTCTTCCAGGGCGTCGAGACCTACGGCGACGGCGTGATCGTCCACGACGCGGGCGACCTGCTCGACGACTACGCCGTCGACGAGACGCTGCGAAACGACCGGAGCTTCCTGTTCGAACTCGTCGTCGGCGCGGACGGCCTCGAGGAACTGCGCCTCCACCCGGTGGTGATCGACGACCTCGCGGTCGGCCCCGCCGGCCCGGAGGCCGCGGCGTGGGCGCGCGAG
- a CDS encoding uroporphyrinogen-III synthase has translation MAEPTVAVFRPDDERIDEAVDLLDSLGATPVPDPMLAVEPTGAVPRTDADRVVLTSKTGAELVGDAGWDPGEAAVCAIGPATADALREAGYEVDLVPAEYTSAGLVDALADDGADGARVEVARSDHGSEVLLDGLDVAGAYSHETVLYRLVRPAGSGESAELAADGDLDAACFTSSLTVEHFLGAADARGVREEAIAGLDEAVVGVIGEPTRETAADHGIDVDVVASEATFEALARETVAATRRE, from the coding sequence ATGGCTGAGCCCACCGTCGCCGTCTTCCGACCGGACGACGAGAGAATCGACGAGGCCGTCGACCTGCTCGACTCGCTGGGCGCGACGCCGGTGCCGGACCCGATGCTCGCGGTCGAACCGACCGGGGCGGTCCCCCGGACCGACGCCGACCGCGTCGTGCTGACGAGCAAGACCGGGGCCGAACTCGTCGGCGACGCCGGCTGGGACCCCGGCGAGGCGGCCGTCTGCGCCATCGGCCCCGCCACGGCCGACGCCCTCCGCGAGGCGGGCTACGAGGTCGACCTCGTCCCCGCGGAGTACACCTCCGCCGGCCTCGTCGACGCGCTGGCGGACGACGGCGCCGACGGCGCCCGCGTCGAGGTCGCCCGCAGCGACCACGGCAGCGAGGTGTTGCTCGACGGTCTCGACGTCGCGGGCGCCTACAGCCACGAGACGGTGCTCTACCGGCTCGTCCGCCCCGCGGGGAGCGGCGAGTCCGCCGAACTGGCCGCCGACGGCGACCTCGACGCCGCCTGTTTCACCTCCTCGCTTACGGTCGAACACTTCCTCGGTGCCGCGGACGCGCGGGGCGTCCGGGAGGAAGCGATCGCCGGCCTCGACGAGGCCGTCGTCGGCGTCATCGGCGAACCGACGCGGGAGACCGCGGCCGACCACGGGATCGACGTCGACGTGGTCGCGAGCGAGGCGACGTTCGAGGCGCTGGCCCGCGAGACGGTCGCGGCGACGCGCCGAGAGTAG
- the cobA gene encoding uroporphyrinogen-III C-methyltransferase, translating to MTGTVYLVGSGPGDPDLLTVRAKRLLETADVVLHDKLPGPEIIDLVPDDRAEDVGKRAGGERTSQAEINERLVELAREGQTVVRLKGGDPFVFGRGGEEAEYLAAHGVPFEVVPAVTSAVAAPAVAGIPVTHRDHASSVSFVTGHEDPAKEESAVDWEALAATGGTIVVLMGVGRLPDYATALREAGMAPDTPVALVERGTWPDQRVATGTLKTIVDVRDEAGIEPPAVTVIGEVAATRERVVEWLANERDDAAVVDDG from the coding sequence GTGACGGGCACGGTCTACCTCGTCGGCAGCGGCCCCGGCGACCCCGACCTGCTGACGGTGAGGGCGAAGCGCCTGCTCGAGACGGCCGACGTCGTCCTCCACGACAAACTGCCGGGTCCGGAGATCATCGACCTGGTGCCCGACGACCGGGCCGAGGACGTCGGCAAGCGCGCCGGCGGCGAGCGCACCTCGCAGGCGGAGATCAACGAGCGGCTGGTCGAACTCGCCCGCGAGGGCCAGACCGTCGTCCGGCTGAAAGGCGGCGACCCGTTCGTCTTCGGCCGCGGCGGCGAGGAGGCCGAGTACCTCGCCGCCCACGGCGTGCCGTTCGAGGTCGTCCCGGCGGTCACCTCCGCGGTCGCCGCGCCCGCGGTCGCCGGCATCCCGGTCACCCACCGCGACCACGCCTCCTCGGTCTCGTTCGTCACCGGCCACGAGGACCCCGCCAAGGAGGAGTCGGCCGTCGACTGGGAGGCGCTGGCGGCCACCGGGGGGACCATCGTCGTCCTGATGGGCGTCGGTCGGCTGCCAGACTACGCGACCGCGCTGCGCGAGGCCGGGATGGCCCCCGACACGCCGGTCGCGCTGGTCGAGCGCGGTACGTGGCCCGACCAGCGGGTGGCGACGGGCACCCTGAAAACGATCGTCGACGTCCGCGACGAGGCCGGGATCGAACCGCCCGCCGTGACGGTGATCGGCGAGGTGGCGGCGACCCGCGAGCGGGTCGTCGAGTGGCTGGCGAACGAACGCGACGACGCGGCGGTGGTCGACGATGGCTGA
- the hemC gene encoding hydroxymethylbilane synthase — protein sequence MRTRGTVRLATRGSPLARRQAAGVKAALEERRYEVSLEAVETTGDQIRDELIHRLGKTGAFVRELDERVLDGDVDGAVHSMKDMPTEQPHDLVTAAVPERGPPGDALVTADGSSLDELPEGAVVGTSSLRRRAQVLAERPDLDVEPIRGNVDTRIEKLLAPALQAEHEERSEADRERKGNAGNDDFEAEFDRTVDEWFDDLSEIERQALGREVETEYDALVLAEAGLDRSGLAHHVEYERLPATTFVPAPGQGALAVTAADGETARALREAIDHPRTRVETTVERAILAELGGGCIAPVGIYAVVQGEYVHASVQVFDRDGEESVVATRDLPVETHGRAAREFASDLADRGASDLIERARREAAGDDESPDAADEPEGK from the coding sequence ATGAGAACGCGCGGGACGGTTCGACTGGCGACGCGAGGCTCTCCGCTCGCCCGACGGCAGGCCGCTGGGGTGAAAGCGGCCCTCGAAGAGCGCCGTTACGAGGTGAGCCTCGAAGCGGTGGAGACGACGGGCGACCAGATCAGAGACGAGTTGATCCACCGCCTCGGGAAGACGGGGGCGTTCGTCCGCGAACTCGACGAGCGCGTCCTCGACGGCGACGTCGACGGCGCGGTCCACTCGATGAAGGACATGCCCACCGAACAGCCCCACGACCTCGTGACCGCGGCGGTCCCCGAGCGCGGCCCGCCGGGGGACGCCCTCGTCACGGCCGACGGGTCGAGCCTCGACGAACTGCCGGAGGGAGCCGTCGTCGGCACGTCGAGCCTGCGCCGGCGCGCGCAGGTGCTGGCCGAGCGCCCCGACCTCGACGTCGAGCCGATCCGGGGGAACGTCGACACGCGAATCGAGAAGCTACTCGCGCCCGCGTTGCAGGCAGAACACGAGGAGCGAAGCGAGGCCGACAGGGAGCGGAAGGGCAACGCCGGGAACGACGACTTCGAGGCCGAGTTCGACCGGACGGTCGACGAGTGGTTCGACGACCTCTCCGAGATCGAACGGCAGGCGCTCGGCCGCGAGGTCGAGACCGAGTACGACGCGCTCGTGCTGGCGGAGGCGGGGCTCGACCGGAGCGGGCTGGCCCACCACGTCGAGTACGAGCGGCTCCCGGCCACGACGTTCGTCCCCGCGCCGGGTCAGGGCGCGCTCGCGGTGACCGCCGCCGACGGCGAGACCGCGCGGGCGCTCCGGGAGGCGATCGACCACCCGCGGACGCGGGTCGAGACGACCGTCGAGCGGGCGATCCTCGCGGAACTCGGTGGCGGCTGTATCGCGCCGGTCGGCATCTACGCCGTCGTCCAGGGGGAGTACGTCCACGCGAGCGTGCAGGTGTTCGACCGCGACGGCGAGGAGTCGGTGGTCGCGACCCGCGACCTGCCGGTCGAGACCCACGGCCGCGCGGCGCGGGAGTTCGCGAGCGACCTCGCCGACCGCGGCGCCAGCGACCTGATCGAGCGCGCCCGCCGGGAGGCCGCGGGCGACGACGAGTCGCCCGACGCCGCGGACGAGCCGGAGGGGAAGTGA
- a CDS encoding group I truncated hemoglobin, whose protein sequence is MSDTLYDRLGGEDAIGAVVDRFYERVLDDERLAPFFEDVDMRGQRAHQTQFLCAVTGGPVEYTGRDMETAHAHLDVREEHFAAIVGHLAAALEEFDVDAADREAVLDAFGSYEDAIVSAD, encoded by the coding sequence ATGAGCGACACGCTCTACGATCGCCTCGGCGGCGAGGACGCCATCGGCGCCGTCGTCGACCGCTTCTACGAGCGCGTCCTCGACGACGAGCGCCTCGCGCCCTTCTTCGAGGACGTCGACATGCGCGGACAGCGCGCCCACCAGACGCAGTTCCTCTGTGCGGTCACCGGCGGCCCCGTCGAGTACACCGGCCGGGATATGGAGACGGCCCACGCTCACCTCGACGTTCGCGAGGAGCACTTCGCGGCCATCGTGGGCCACCTCGCGGCGGCCCTCGAGGAGTTCGACGTCGACGCGGCCGACCGCGAGGCGGTCCTCGACGCGTTCGGGAGCTACGAGGACGCCATCGTCTCCGCGGACTGA
- a CDS encoding nitric-oxide reductase large subunit, which produces MKVRRKTLATALAAIFVANLVVMSGGAWLSYEAQPEIPETIVGPDGETVATADDVQTGKTVFQENGLMNQGSILGHGSYYDSDYTADALESKTAHMRDYYAEAEYGAASYDDLDAGERAAVAERVREELDSSGYGSQVEYSAAEVYAHEQVREEYVERYHEGDRERGVPAGQIPTAEEAEQFADFALWTAWISHTDRPGTDVSFTNEWPFSPAAGNDAAGAAMTWSVVAMVLLVAGAGAAIWLYRAVELPEPEAEGVSIPHPREIDLTPSQLLSARFVLIGALLFVAQTLLGGLLAHYYVERDGFFGLHELAGIDILAYLPWSIARTWHVDLGILWIATIWLGAGLFLAPLLTGYEPRRQALYVKGLIGALLVVAVGGLAGVWLGTHNYFGDQLWWLLGNEGLEYLEIGRIWQAGLLVGFLGWTYLVARGFRPLLRREPRYGLAHMIVYAGGSIGLLFMAGFMYTPETNIVTTEFWRWWVVHMWVEGVFEFFVLVVISLTLVSMNLLSKRSAEKAVIFQAMLVMGSGIIGVSHHYWWVGQPDVWVPIGSVFSTLEFIPLLFILYEALHEYRAMMDAGTSFPYKMAFYFIIASSVWNFFGAGVLGFFINLPLINYYEHGTYLTVAHAHGAMFGAFGFLAMGMAVYILRVTTRSDAWSERRLRAAFWLSNVGLALMLFLSLLPVGFLQLEVAFTEGYAAARSLSFYGSGTVQTLMWLRMPGDTLVILGSVVFAWDVAAKLLFQRKPTATEESDSHVIADRVFAEGGDDGPAVAGDD; this is translated from the coding sequence ATGAAAGTACGCCGAAAGACGCTGGCGACGGCCCTCGCGGCCATCTTCGTCGCGAACCTCGTCGTGATGAGCGGCGGCGCGTGGCTCTCCTACGAGGCACAACCCGAGATCCCCGAGACGATCGTCGGTCCCGACGGCGAGACCGTCGCCACGGCGGACGACGTACAGACCGGCAAGACGGTCTTCCAGGAGAACGGGCTGATGAATCAAGGGTCGATCCTCGGCCACGGGAGCTACTACGACTCCGATTACACCGCCGACGCGCTCGAGTCGAAGACCGCACACATGCGGGACTACTACGCCGAGGCCGAGTACGGCGCGGCGTCCTACGACGACCTCGACGCCGGCGAGCGGGCCGCCGTGGCCGAACGGGTCCGCGAGGAACTGGATTCGAGCGGCTACGGCTCGCAGGTCGAGTACTCCGCGGCGGAGGTGTACGCCCACGAGCAGGTCCGCGAGGAGTACGTCGAGCGCTACCACGAAGGCGACCGCGAGCGCGGCGTCCCCGCGGGACAGATCCCCACCGCCGAGGAGGCCGAGCAGTTCGCCGACTTCGCGCTGTGGACCGCCTGGATCTCCCACACCGACCGCCCCGGCACCGACGTCTCGTTCACCAACGAGTGGCCGTTCTCGCCCGCCGCGGGCAACGACGCCGCCGGCGCCGCGATGACCTGGAGCGTCGTCGCGATGGTCCTGCTCGTCGCCGGCGCGGGCGCCGCCATCTGGCTCTACCGGGCGGTCGAACTCCCCGAACCCGAGGCCGAGGGGGTCTCGATCCCGCACCCGCGGGAGATCGACCTCACGCCGAGTCAACTGTTGAGCGCGCGGTTCGTGCTCATCGGCGCGCTCCTGTTCGTCGCCCAGACGCTGCTCGGCGGCTTGCTCGCCCACTATTACGTCGAGCGCGACGGCTTCTTCGGCCTCCACGAACTCGCGGGGATCGACATCCTCGCGTACCTGCCGTGGTCGATCGCGCGCACGTGGCACGTCGACCTCGGCATCCTCTGGATCGCGACCATCTGGCTCGGCGCCGGCCTCTTCCTCGCGCCGCTGCTGACGGGCTACGAGCCCAGACGGCAGGCGCTGTACGTCAAGGGACTGATCGGCGCGTTACTCGTCGTCGCCGTCGGCGGCCTCGCCGGGGTCTGGCTCGGCACGCACAACTACTTCGGCGACCAGCTCTGGTGGCTGCTCGGCAACGAGGGCCTCGAATACCTCGAAATCGGCCGGATCTGGCAGGCCGGCCTGCTGGTCGGCTTCCTCGGGTGGACCTACCTCGTCGCCCGCGGGTTCAGGCCGCTGTTGCGCCGCGAGCCCCGTTACGGGCTGGCGCACATGATCGTCTACGCCGGCGGCTCGATCGGCCTGCTGTTCATGGCCGGCTTCATGTACACGCCGGAGACGAACATCGTGACGACCGAGTTCTGGCGCTGGTGGGTCGTCCACATGTGGGTCGAGGGCGTCTTCGAGTTCTTCGTCCTCGTGGTGATCTCGCTGACGCTCGTCTCGATGAACCTGCTCTCGAAGCGCTCGGCCGAGAAGGCGGTCATCTTCCAGGCCATGCTCGTGATGGGCAGCGGCATCATCGGCGTCTCCCACCACTACTGGTGGGTCGGCCAGCCCGACGTCTGGGTGCCCATCGGCAGCGTCTTCTCGACGCTCGAGTTCATCCCGCTGCTTTTCATCCTCTACGAGGCGCTCCACGAGTACCGCGCGATGATGGACGCCGGCACGTCGTTCCCCTACAAGATGGCGTTTTACTTCATCATCGCCTCCTCGGTCTGGAACTTCTTCGGGGCCGGCGTGCTCGGGTTCTTCATCAACCTGCCGCTGATCAACTACTACGAGCACGGCACTTACCTCACCGTCGCACACGCCCACGGCGCGATGTTCGGCGCGTTCGGCTTCCTCGCGATGGGGATGGCCGTCTACATCCTCCGGGTGACCACCCGCAGCGACGCGTGGAGCGAGCGTCGCCTGCGCGCCGCGTTCTGGCTCTCTAACGTCGGCCTCGCGTTGATGCTGTTCCTCTCGCTGCTCCCGGTGGGCTTTCTCCAGCTCGAAGTCGCGTTCACCGAGGGCTACGCGGCCGCCCGGAGCCTCTCGTTCTACGGCTCCGGGACGGTCCAGACGCTGATGTGGCTGCGGATGCCCGGGGACACCCTGGTGATCCTCGGCTCGGTCGTCTTCGCCTGGGACGTCGCCGCGAAGCTGCTGTTCCAGCGCAAGCCGACCGCGACCGAGGAGTCCGACTCGCACGTCATCGCCGACCGCGTCTTCGCCGAGGGCGGGGACGACGGCCCCGCTGTCGCCGGCGACGACTGA
- the hemL gene encoding glutamate-1-semialdehyde 2,1-aminomutase, whose translation MNDEQSRALYDRALSVMPGGVNSAVRAAIEPYPFFVRKGDGGHVIDADGNRYVDWVMGLGPLLLGHDLPEPVQAGIQRRASEGPMYGAPTEVEVDLAEFVVRHVPSVEKIRFVNSGTEATTSAVRLARGYTGRDKVVVMQGGYHGAQESTLVEGDHENPKPSSAGIPAAFAEHTLPVPFNDEAAMTEVFEEHGDDIAAVLAEPILANYGIVHPVPGYLEFLREITEEHDALLLFDEVITGFRVGGLGCAQSEFGVTPDVTTFGKIVGGGFPVGAIGGRAEIVEQFTPSGDVFQAGTFSGHPVTMAAGLETLTFAAENDVYEHVDRLGERLRAGLTEILADRAPNYTVVGTGSMFKVVFTREGPGGGREGHCEAGCTQNPDCPRYDYCPKNAADVKRAETERWRRIFWGKMKEQGIFLSQNQFESQFVSYAHTEEDVDRTLEAYREAL comes from the coding sequence ATGAACGACGAGCAGTCTCGCGCGCTGTACGATCGGGCGCTGTCGGTCATGCCCGGCGGCGTCAACTCGGCCGTTCGCGCGGCGATCGAGCCCTACCCGTTCTTCGTCCGCAAGGGCGACGGCGGCCACGTGATCGACGCCGACGGCAACCGGTACGTCGACTGGGTGATGGGGCTGGGGCCGCTGCTTTTGGGCCACGACCTCCCCGAACCCGTGCAGGCGGGGATCCAGCGGCGAGCGAGCGAGGGGCCGATGTACGGCGCCCCCACCGAGGTCGAGGTCGACCTCGCGGAGTTCGTCGTCCGGCACGTCCCGAGCGTCGAGAAGATCCGCTTTGTCAACTCGGGCACGGAGGCGACGACCTCCGCCGTCCGCCTCGCGCGGGGGTACACCGGCCGGGACAAGGTCGTCGTCATGCAGGGTGGCTACCACGGCGCACAGGAGTCCACGCTCGTCGAGGGCGACCACGAGAACCCGAAACCCTCCTCGGCGGGGATCCCGGCGGCGTTCGCCGAGCACACCCTGCCGGTCCCGTTCAACGACGAGGCGGCGATGACCGAGGTCTTCGAGGAACACGGCGACGACATCGCGGCGGTCCTCGCCGAACCGATCCTCGCGAACTACGGCATCGTCCACCCCGTCCCCGGCTACCTCGAGTTCCTCCGGGAGATCACCGAGGAACACGACGCGCTGTTGCTCTTCGACGAGGTGATCACGGGCTTTCGCGTCGGCGGTCTGGGCTGTGCCCAAAGCGAGTTCGGCGTCACCCCCGACGTCACCACCTTCGGGAAGATCGTCGGCGGCGGCTTCCCCGTCGGCGCGATCGGCGGGAGAGCGGAGATCGTCGAGCAGTTTACCCCCTCCGGCGACGTCTTCCAGGCGGGCACGTTCTCGGGTCACCCGGTGACGATGGCCGCCGGCCTCGAGACGCTCACGTTCGCCGCCGAGAACGACGTCTACGAGCACGTCGACCGGCTGGGCGAGCGCCTGCGCGCGGGCCTGACCGAGATCCTCGCCGACCGGGCGCCGAACTACACCGTCGTCGGCACCGGCAGCATGTTCAAGGTGGTGTTCACCCGCGAGGGGCCGGGCGGCGGCCGCGAGGGCCACTGCGAGGCCGGCTGTACGCAGAACCCCGACTGCCCGCGCTACGACTACTGTCCGAAGAACGCGGCCGACGTGAAACGCGCCGAGACGGAGCGCTGGCGGCGGATCTTCTGGGGGAAGATGAAAGAGCAGGGGATCTTCCTCAGCCAGAACCAGTTCGAGAGCCAGTTCGTCAGCTACGCTCACACCGAGGAGGACGTCGACCGCACCCTCGAAGCCTACCGGGAGGCGCTCTAA
- a CDS encoding ammonium transporter, translating to MVDAAVLAEGVNLLWVLVVCFLIFFMHAGFAMLESGQVRSKNVANQLTKNLLTWSVGVLAFFVVGAGLAGVVGAATGDGEVALADLVGTMTESDPNAWVDWLFGAVFAMTAATIVSGAVAGRAKLRAYVTYTLLLAAVIYPVVEGFTWAGGFLADVFGVGFHDFAGGMIVHGMGGIAGLTAAYVIGPRLDRFNDDGSANVIPGHSMTFAVLGTLVLAFGWYGFNVGTAATVFAVEGGDLVLGDFAYVGRVALATTLGMAAGALGAAAVSLYRTKKVDTLYVANGLLAGLVGVTGIADVVTWWGAVAVAFLAGAQLPIVFGVVERTLKIDDVCAVFPVHGSAGVLGVLALPFVHVDGFSADLLAAQVVGVAVITVWTVAATGAVFGAFKLAGQARVTPEHERDGLDVSEHGVDTYPEFGKPELATDGGRDDRELSTDGGSGIEMVTAIVRPDRLGAVKTALAEVGAPSLTVTNVSGRGSQPAKTGQWRGEEYTVDLHQKIKIECVVADVPAGDVVDAIREAATTGEPGDGKIFVLPVEDAVQVRTGKSGAEAV from the coding sequence ATGGTAGACGCCGCCGTCCTCGCCGAGGGCGTGAACCTGCTGTGGGTGCTGGTCGTCTGCTTTCTCATCTTCTTCATGCACGCCGGGTTCGCGATGCTCGAATCCGGTCAGGTGCGCTCGAAGAACGTGGCGAACCAGTTGACGAAGAACCTGCTGACCTGGAGCGTCGGCGTGCTCGCGTTCTTCGTCGTCGGCGCCGGGCTAGCCGGCGTCGTCGGCGCGGCGACCGGCGACGGCGAGGTCGCGCTCGCCGATCTGGTCGGGACGATGACCGAGTCCGACCCGAACGCGTGGGTCGACTGGCTCTTCGGCGCCGTCTTCGCGATGACCGCGGCGACCATCGTCTCCGGCGCGGTGGCCGGCCGGGCGAAACTGCGCGCGTACGTCACCTACACCCTCCTGCTGGCGGCGGTCATCTACCCCGTCGTCGAGGGGTTCACCTGGGCCGGGGGCTTCCTCGCGGACGTCTTCGGCGTCGGCTTCCACGACTTCGCCGGCGGCATGATCGTCCACGGGATGGGCGGCATCGCCGGCCTCACCGCGGCGTACGTGATCGGCCCGCGTCTCGACCGGTTCAACGACGACGGCTCCGCGAACGTCATCCCCGGCCACTCGATGACCTTCGCCGTCCTCGGGACGCTCGTGCTGGCGTTCGGCTGGTACGGCTTCAACGTCGGCACCGCGGCGACCGTCTTCGCGGTCGAGGGCGGCGACCTCGTCCTCGGCGACTTCGCGTACGTCGGCCGGGTCGCGCTCGCGACCACCCTCGGGATGGCCGCCGGCGCGCTCGGCGCGGCCGCCGTCTCGCTGTACCGGACGAAGAAGGTCGACACGCTCTACGTCGCCAACGGCCTGCTGGCCGGCCTCGTCGGCGTGACCGGCATCGCCGACGTCGTCACCTGGTGGGGCGCGGTCGCGGTCGCGTTCCTCGCCGGCGCCCAGTTGCCGATCGTCTTCGGCGTCGTCGAACGCACGCTCAAGATCGACGACGTCTGCGCGGTGTTCCCCGTCCACGGGAGCGCGGGCGTGCTGGGCGTGCTCGCCCTGCCGTTCGTCCACGTCGACGGCTTCTCGGCCGACCTGCTCGCCGCGCAGGTCGTCGGCGTCGCCGTCATCACCGTCTGGACGGTCGCCGCGACGGGCGCCGTCTTCGGCGCGTTCAAACTGGCCGGTCAGGCCCGCGTCACGCCCGAACACGAGCGCGACGGCCTCGACGTCTCCGAACACGGCGTCGACACCTACCCCGAGTTCGGCAAGCCCGAACTCGCGACCGACGGCGGTCGCGACGACCGCGAACTGTCGACCGACGGCGGGTCCGGAATCGAGATGGTCACCGCCATCGTCCGGCCCGACCGCCTCGGCGCGGTCAAGACGGCCCTCGCGGAGGTCGGCGCTCCCTCGCTGACCGTCACCAACGTCTCCGGCCGGGGCTCCCAGCCCGCGAAGACTGGCCAGTGGCGCGGCGAGGAGTACACCGTCGACCTCCACCAGAAGATCAAAATCGAGTGCGTGGTCGCCGACGTGCCCGCGGGGGACGTCGTCGACGCGATCCGCGAGGCCGCCACCACCGGCGAACCCGGCGACGGGAAGATATTCGTCCTGCCCGTCGAGGACGCGGTGCAGGTTCGTACCGGCAAGAGCGGGGCCGAAGCGGTCTGA
- the hemB gene encoding porphobilinogen synthase, producing the protein MDLTHRPRRLRRDRIRGLVSETSLDPTDFVAPVFVDATTDERRPIESMPGHERVPVDEAVARVEAVLETGVEAVMLFGVPRSKDPEGSRAWADDGVIQEATRRITAETDAYVITDVCLCEYTDHGHCGPLEEELRGDGVADERACAATLTVDNDATLDSLERIAVSHAEAGADMVAPSGMMDGMVGAIRAALDRAGHEHVPIMSYAAKYESAFYGPFRDAADGAPAFGDRRHYQMDPANAREALREVRLDVEQGADVLMVKPALPYLDIVASLRREFDHPVAAYNVSGEYAMLHAAAEKGWLDLEEVAVESLLSIKRAGADLILTYFAEDVARRL; encoded by the coding sequence ATGGACCTCACCCACCGCCCCCGGCGACTCCGACGCGACCGTATTCGGGGGCTCGTCAGCGAGACGAGCCTCGATCCGACGGACTTCGTCGCGCCGGTGTTCGTCGACGCCACGACCGACGAACGCCGCCCGATCGAGTCGATGCCCGGCCACGAGCGCGTCCCCGTCGACGAGGCCGTCGCCCGCGTCGAGGCGGTGCTCGAAACCGGCGTCGAGGCGGTCATGCTGTTCGGCGTCCCGCGCTCGAAGGACCCCGAGGGAAGCCGCGCGTGGGCCGACGACGGCGTGATTCAGGAGGCGACCCGCCGGATCACGGCGGAGACCGACGCCTACGTGATCACCGACGTCTGCCTCTGTGAGTACACCGACCACGGCCACTGCGGGCCGCTGGAGGAGGAACTGCGGGGCGATGGCGTCGCGGACGAGCGGGCCTGCGCGGCCACCCTCACCGTCGACAACGACGCGACCCTCGACTCGCTCGAACGGATCGCCGTCTCCCACGCCGAGGCGGGCGCGGACATGGTCGCGCCGAGCGGGATGATGGACGGCATGGTCGGCGCCATCCGCGCGGCGTTAGACCGCGCGGGCCACGAGCACGTCCCGATCATGAGCTACGCGGCGAAGTACGAGAGCGCCTTCTACGGGCCGTTCCGCGACGCCGCCGACGGCGCGCCCGCCTTCGGCGACCGCCGACACTACCAGATGGACCCCGCGAACGCCCGCGAGGCGCTGCGCGAGGTGCGACTGGACGTCGAGCAGGGCGCGGACGTGCTGATGGTCAAGCCCGCCCTCCCCTACCTCGATATCGTCGCCTCGCTGCGCCGGGAGTTCGACCACCCGGTCGCCGCCTACAACGTCTCCGGCGAGTACGCCATGCTCCACGCCGCCGCCGAGAAGGGCTGGCTCGACCTGGAGGAGGTGGCCGTCGAGTCGCTGCTGTCGATCAAGCGCGCCGGCGCGGACCTGATCCTGACGTACTTCGCCGAGGACGTGGCCCGCCGGCTCTGA